DNA from Leptospira yasudae:
TTCCGACCGACAACGGCGTCGGATGCCGAAACAGGTTCGAGTTTAGATCGGCTCCGCATTCCGGATCGCTTCCTCGATTTCCTTGAGCTGTGTGGAAATTCTCGCATCGATCGCACCCACGTCTGTTTCGATGATGACGCCGCCCCGATCCACGCGCGAATCTTCGTAGATATTGACCTTGCGGAGAGATTCCATAAGTTTGATAAGTTCGTCTTTGTGTGCGGTCGTGAGTTCCAGATCCGCGAAGTTGACTCGGATGTCCACACGGTCGCGGTCCTTGATTCTCTTTAAGGCTTCTCTAATATTGTTCAGAACGATTTCCTTTCTTTCGATGATCTCGTCCTTGATGACCTTGCGCGCGATGATGAGAATCATCTCCACCATCTGTTTTTCGGAAGCTTGGATGATTTCTTCGCGGATATCGATAGCCTTACCTACGATGGTTCCCAAACGGTCGATGAGTCGTCTTACCTCTCCCTGACCTTTTTTGAAACCGACTTCGCGGCCCGCATCGTATCCTTTTAAGTAAGCCTCGTGTTCGATCTCGGCGACCTTCATCTCGGCTTCCTTGATCATTCTTTCGACTTCCATCTTGGCGCGGTCGAGGATCTGTTCGGCCTTCGCCTTACCGGTGTCTTCTTCGAGTTTAACTTTTTCCTTCGAGTCTTGGATCATTTGGAAGGCGCGTTTGCGTCCTTCTTCTTCGATCTCTTCCGCCTTTCTTCTTGCGTCCTCGAGAAGTTTACGAACCTGTTCCTCGTTCTCTTCGCGGTAACGGCTCAGCTCCGCCTCGATCTCTTCGATCGAAGGGCCCTGGTATTGTTCGATGATATTTCCTTCTTGGTCTACTTCGAACTCTTCGGCGTCTTCATCCCTGTGGAATTTTTTGTATTTATCGGGAATCGCTAATTCGACCTGATCTTTGATGTCTGCGATTTGTATGGGTTTAAAGACGAGTTTAGCCATGAGTTAGGTCGCTCTCCAAAATTTGATACTTCCTTCTTCGATCGCGTCCCGGAGTCTTTCCAGGATTCCGTTCTGAGCGGTCTCCATTTCGGCGAGACTGATCGGTCCCATCGAATCGGATTCCAATCGGATGGAAGAGGAGAGGGCCGGTTCCAGTTTTTCAAGAATGGCGATCTGAACTTCCGTTTCCGTGCCTTTCAAGGCGCACGCGAGGACGATCGGATGAAAGGAGGAAAAGAACCGGTTCAATGGGTCCCTTTCCAAGAATAACAGATCTTCCATCCGAAAGAAGTGTTCAATTATATTTTCGGCAAAACCGGGGCGCTTCTCGCGGATACGATCGAAGATTTTTTGCGAATCTCCGGGTTGTAAACGGCCCAAAAGGTCGGCCGCCTTTTTGCCCCTCTGGTTTTTGATCGGAAGACTTTTCTCTTCGAGAGCCAAGGCTTCGAGTTTGAATTTAAGAAAGCGTTCCAGGCGGTTCTTTTCGTATTCGCTGGAAAGATCCAAGTCGTGGATCTGGATCAAAATCTCCTCTTTTCTCGCTTCGGGGAAGTCGTTTAACACCGCGGCCGCAGCGTCCGGATTTCCGAAACAAAGAACCAAGGCGATCATATCCGAGTTTTCGCCGGAAACGATTCTGGAGATTTCGTCCGCGCTCTTTGTCTTTAGCTCTTGAAGAAGATCCCGTT
Protein-coding regions in this window:
- the fliH gene encoding flagellar assembly protein FliH; protein product: MAKLVFKPIQIADIKDQVELAIPDKYKKFHRDEDAEEFEVDQEGNIIEQYQGPSIEEIEAELSRYREENEEQVRKLLEDARRKAEEIEEEGRKRAFQMIQDSKEKVKLEEDTGKAKAEQILDRAKMEVERMIKEAEMKVAEIEHEAYLKGYDAGREVGFKKGQGEVRRLIDRLGTIVGKAIDIREEIIQASEKQMVEMILIIARKVIKDEIIERKEIVLNNIREALKRIKDRDRVDIRVNFADLELTTAHKDELIKLMESLRKVNIYEDSRVDRGGVIIETDVGAIDARISTQLKEIEEAIRNAEPI
- a CDS encoding FliG C-terminal domain-containing protein, translated to MNSLSSRQNRAGSLLRILGEHLPPEVYRHLGPEATGKLLETFHKTGKPDSKEEREVLSSFLNSLTRIQKEESIDPESLNLIRELEALLKEEKEERDLLQELKTKSADEISRIVSGENSDMIALVLCFGNPDAAAAVLNDFPEARKEEILIQIHDLDLSSEYEKNRLERFLKFKLEALALEEKSLPIKNQRGKKAADLLGRLQPGDSQKIFDRIREKRPGFAENIIEHFFRMEDLLFLERDPLNRFFSSFHPIVLACALKGTETEVQIAILEKLEPALSSSIRLESDSMGPISLAEMETAQNGILERLRDAIEEGSIKFWRAT